Within Paenibacillus sp. RUD330, the genomic segment ACGTATGCCCCGGAGGTGCTGGAGAGCTTCGTCAACAAGCATCCGGACCGGGATTACCGCGTCAAATTCAACTGCCCTGAGTTCACGAGCCTATGTCCGATGACGGGCCAGCCGGACTTTGCTGCGATCTATATCGCCTACATTCCCGACAAGCTGATGGTGGAGAGCAAGTCGCTCAAGCTGTACCTGTTCAGCTTCCGCAACCACGGCGACTTCCACGAGGATTGCATGAACATCATCATGAACGACCTCATCAAGCTGATGGAGCCCCGCTACATCGAAGTGTGGGGCAAGTTCACTCCGCGCGGCGGCATTTCCATCGATCCTTACTGCAACTGGGGCAGGCCGGGCACGAAGTACGAGCAGATGGCGGAATACCGGATGATGAACCTGGATCTGTATCCGGAGAAGGTGGACAACCGGTAGGAGATAGACGGGCGCGGGCAGGATTTGCTGGTGCAGGATGAAGTGGTGGGATTGGGATGGAATTCGATCGGAGTCCACCAGGAGGCATGCAATGAAAAAGAACCGATTTTCCACCTGACTTCGGTCAGCTTGGGGGTGACACCTCTTTTGCTCCATGGGTT encodes:
- the queF gene encoding preQ(1) synthase, translating into MNEQQGRSQAELDGVTLLGNQGTKYPSTYAPEVLESFVNKHPDRDYRVKFNCPEFTSLCPMTGQPDFAAIYIAYIPDKLMVESKSLKLYLFSFRNHGDFHEDCMNIIMNDLIKLMEPRYIEVWGKFTPRGGISIDPYCNWGRPGTKYEQMAEYRMMNLDLYPEKVDNR